One region of Glycine max cultivar Williams 82 chromosome 9, Glycine_max_v4.0, whole genome shotgun sequence genomic DNA includes:
- the LOC100789447 gene encoding zinc-finger homeodomain protein 9 — translation MDITPTTTINNNNTTPSATTKSPENETETPTRITTPITPTTTKTSSFSNGVLKRTHHHHHLHHPIPPVVTYKECLKNHAANLGGHALDGCGEFMPSPTATAADPSSIKCAACGCHRNFHRREPEEPPIASTTTHVIEYQPHHRHHPPPPLHAAAVATRSPNSASPPPISSSYYPSAPHMLLALSAGLAAPPESTAAPAAAPTRKRFRTKFSQEQKEKMHKFAEKVGWKIQKRDEDLIHEICNEVGVDRSVLKVWMHNNKNTFAKKDNNNIVTSNDINITTKNNISTDNDANGSDVKVFENPNNDGGEDRAEDPSSNHYDGVNVVGANGSSSS, via the coding sequence ATGGACATAACCCCAACAACAAcgatcaacaacaacaacactactCCCAGTGCAACAACAAAATCCCCAgaaaatgaaacagaaacaccGACCAGGATCACCACCCCCATCACTCCCACAACGACAAAAACCTCATCTTTCTCGAATGGTGTCCTCAAACGcacccaccaccaccaccacctccaccaccCTATCCCTCCGGTGGTTACCTACAAAGAATGCCTCAAAAATCACGCCGCCAACTTGGGTGGCCACGCCTTAGATGGCTGCGGCGAGTTCATGCCCTCTCCGACCGCCACCGCTGCCGACCCCAGCTCCATAAAATGCGCCGCCTGCGGCTGCCACCGCAACTTCCACCGCCGCGAGCCGGAGGAGCCCCCCATCGCCTCCACCACCACGCACGTCATCGAGTATCAGCCCCACCACCGCCACCACCCTCCCCCGCCGCTGCACGCGGCGGCGGTAGCCACCCGCAGCCCCAATTCTGCTTCCCCACCGCCGATCTCCTCGTCGTACTACCCCTCCGCGCCGCACATGCTCCTCGCCCTCTCCGCCGGACTGGCGGCTCCGCCGGAGAGCACCGCCGCGCCTGCCGCCGCGCCCACGAGAAAGCGGTTCCGCACGAAGTTCAGCCAAGAGCAGAAGGAGAAGATGCACAAGTTCGCGGAGAAAGTAGGGTGGAAGATTCAGAAGCGCGACGAGGATTTGATTCACGAAATTTGCAACGAAGTTGGCGTTGATAGAAGCGTTCTCAAGGTTTGGatgcataacaacaaaaacACCTTTGCCAAAAAGGATAACAATAATATTGTTACTAGTAATGATATTAATATTactactaaaaataatatttctactGATAATGATGCAAATGGGAGTGATGTCAAGGTTTTTGAAAACCCTAACAATGATGGTGGTGAAGATCGCGCTGAAGATCCGAGTAGTAATCACTATGATGGGGTGAACGTTGTTGGTGCTAATGGATCTTCTAGTTCTTGA